One genomic segment of Pseudonocardia sp. T1-2H includes these proteins:
- a CDS encoding glycosyltransferase family 4 protein: protein MVPLVAAQSFGLGLPIREYLLAGLTAAVVTFLLTGLVRVLALKLGAVAWPRGRDVHVTPTPRWGGLAMLGGVLGGIGLAAQLPALRLAFDYSTDVQGVLLAALLIVAVGALDDRFELDALTKFAGQITAAGVLILFGVQWSVFWIPWGGGGSGISGSLLVLGPEQGVLLTVLITVALVNAMNFVDGLDGLAAGLGLISAAATGVFAIGLVQQNGNDATAYPPALLASVLAGACLGFLPHNFNPARIFMGDSGSMLIGLMLAAVTTSASGKLAISTTTDGTDILALLAPVIVLAAVVFVPLLDLLMAVVRRTRAGMSPFAPDKMHLHHRLLEIGHSHRRAVLLIYLWAAVLAFGAVALALIDDPFFVLWAVAVGLGVAVLASLVPRARNRTRTPPPSPLPPSPLPPGPLSGPGPESRR, encoded by the coding sequence ATGGTCCCGCTCGTCGCGGCACAGTCCTTCGGGCTGGGCCTGCCGATCCGCGAGTACCTCCTCGCGGGGCTGACCGCCGCCGTCGTCACGTTCCTGCTCACCGGCCTGGTCCGGGTGCTCGCCCTCAAGCTCGGCGCCGTCGCCTGGCCCCGGGGCCGGGACGTCCACGTCACCCCGACGCCCCGCTGGGGCGGCCTCGCGATGCTCGGCGGCGTCCTCGGCGGGATCGGCCTGGCCGCCCAGCTCCCCGCCCTGCGGCTCGCCTTCGACTACTCCACCGACGTCCAGGGCGTCCTCCTGGCGGCCCTGCTCATCGTCGCGGTCGGCGCGCTCGACGACCGGTTCGAGCTCGACGCGCTCACCAAGTTCGCCGGCCAGATCACCGCGGCCGGGGTGCTGATCCTCTTCGGCGTGCAGTGGTCCGTCTTCTGGATCCCGTGGGGCGGCGGCGGGAGCGGCATCTCCGGCTCGCTGCTCGTGCTCGGCCCGGAGCAGGGCGTCCTGCTGACCGTGCTGATCACCGTGGCCCTGGTCAACGCCATGAACTTCGTCGACGGCCTCGACGGGCTGGCCGCCGGCCTGGGCCTGATCTCGGCCGCCGCCACCGGGGTGTTCGCGATCGGGCTGGTGCAGCAGAACGGCAACGATGCAACGGCCTACCCGCCGGCGCTGCTCGCCTCCGTGCTCGCCGGGGCGTGCCTGGGGTTCCTGCCGCACAACTTCAACCCGGCCCGGATCTTCATGGGCGACTCGGGCTCGATGCTGATCGGTCTGATGCTCGCCGCGGTCACCACCAGCGCGTCGGGCAAGCTCGCCATCTCCACCACCACCGACGGCACCGATATCCTGGCCCTGCTGGCGCCGGTCATCGTGCTCGCCGCGGTGGTGTTCGTGCCCCTGCTGGACCTGCTGATGGCCGTCGTGCGGCGGACGCGCGCGGGCATGAGCCCGTTCGCGCCGGACAAGATGCACCTGCACCACCGGCTGCTCGAGATCGGGCACAGCCACCGGCGGGCGGTCCTGCTGATCTACCTGTGGGCGGCGGTCCTGGCGTTCGGCGCGGTGGCGCTGGCCCTGATCGACGACCCGTTCTTCGTGCTCTGGGCGGTCGCGGTGGGGCTCGGGGTGGCCGTGCTGGCCTCCCTGGTCCCGCGGGCGCGCAACCGGACCCGTACGCCGCCGCCGAGTCCCCTGCCCCCGAGCCCCCTGCCCCCGGGTCCGTTGTCAGGGCCCGGACCCGAATCCCGGAGATGA
- the prmC gene encoding peptide chain release factor N(5)-glutamine methyltransferase codes for MTKQPLRLAIAEAQRMLAAAGIESPRVDAEILAAHVVGVERGRLMMKPLVEPEVVEAYRRLVVRRAAREPLQHVLGTAVLGPVTVAVGPGVFTPRPETELLLEWGLKAIADVPNPLVVDLCTGSGALALAFAASRPEARVHAVEADPAALSWAAHNVDAHVAAGGTPVTLHHADVRWNDLLVELEAKVDLVVCNPPYVPDHTPVPPEVAEWDPPGAVFGGPDGLEIIPAVIAAAAGLLRYGGGLAIEHDDTHGEAVPELLRRRKVLADVVEHTDLAGRPRFATARRVPVR; via the coding sequence GTGACCAAGCAGCCGCTCCGGCTCGCGATCGCCGAGGCTCAGCGGATGCTCGCGGCGGCGGGGATCGAGTCGCCCCGGGTGGACGCGGAGATCCTCGCGGCGCACGTGGTCGGCGTCGAGCGGGGGCGGCTGATGATGAAGCCGCTGGTCGAGCCGGAGGTCGTCGAGGCGTACCGGAGGCTCGTCGTCCGGCGGGCCGCGCGCGAGCCGCTGCAGCACGTGCTCGGCACCGCCGTCCTCGGGCCGGTCACGGTGGCCGTCGGGCCCGGGGTGTTCACCCCGCGGCCGGAGACCGAGCTGCTGCTCGAGTGGGGCCTCAAGGCGATCGCGGACGTGCCGAATCCGCTGGTCGTGGACCTGTGCACCGGTTCAGGGGCGCTCGCGCTGGCCTTCGCGGCCAGCCGCCCGGAGGCTCGGGTGCACGCCGTCGAGGCGGACCCCGCGGCGCTGAGCTGGGCCGCCCACAACGTCGACGCGCACGTCGCCGCCGGCGGGACCCCGGTCACGCTGCACCACGCGGACGTGCGCTGGAACGACCTGCTCGTCGAGCTCGAGGCGAAGGTGGACCTGGTGGTCTGCAACCCGCCCTACGTCCCGGACCACACGCCGGTGCCTCCGGAGGTGGCCGAGTGGGACCCGCCGGGCGCGGTCTTCGGCGGTCCGGACGGCCTGGAGATCATCCCCGCCGTGATCGCGGCGGCCGCGGGCCTGCTGCGCTACGGCGGCGGGCTCGCGATCGAGCACGACGACACCCACGGCGAGGCCGTCCCCGAGCTCCTGCGCAGGCGGAAGGTGCTGGCCGACGTCGTCGAGCACACGGACCTGGCCGGCCGGCCGCGGTTCGCGACGGCCCGTCGGGTGCCCGTTCGCTGA
- a CDS encoding L-threonylcarbamoyladenylate synthase: MTQPDTPPTFDCADPDARVAGLEAAARAVRAGQLVVLPTDTVYGLGCDAFSATAVRALLAAKHRGPDMPVPVLVGSWSTIDGLVLGVPAPARALIEAFWPGGLSIVLPHAPSLSWDLGSTKGTVMLRMPLHPVALELLRDVGPMAVSSANISGRMPATTAAEAVDQLGSSVSVYLDGGPSGEPVASTIVDLTGTAPRILREGEVTAAQVAEVLGREVPVA, from the coding sequence GTGACCCAGCCCGACACCCCGCCCACCTTCGACTGCGCGGACCCCGATGCCCGCGTTGCCGGCCTCGAGGCCGCTGCCCGCGCCGTCCGCGCTGGTCAGCTCGTCGTCCTGCCCACGGACACGGTCTACGGCCTGGGCTGCGACGCCTTCTCCGCCACCGCGGTGCGCGCCCTGCTGGCGGCGAAGCACCGCGGCCCGGATATGCCGGTCCCGGTGCTGGTCGGCTCCTGGTCGACGATCGACGGCCTGGTCCTCGGCGTCCCCGCCCCGGCCCGGGCGCTGATCGAGGCGTTCTGGCCGGGCGGGCTGTCCATCGTGCTGCCGCACGCGCCCTCGCTGAGCTGGGACCTGGGCTCGACCAAGGGCACGGTGATGCTGCGGATGCCGCTGCACCCGGTGGCGCTGGAGCTGCTGCGGGACGTCGGGCCCATGGCGGTGTCCAGCGCGAACATCTCCGGGAGGATGCCCGCGACCACCGCCGCCGAGGCCGTGGACCAGCTGGGCTCCTCCGTCTCGGTGTACCTCGACGGCGGCCCGTCCGGGGAGCCGGTGGCGAGCACGATCGTCGACCTGACCGGAACGGCCCCGCGCATCCTCCGCGAAGGTGAGGTCACCGCCGCCCAGGTCGCGGAGGTCCTGGGGCGCGAGGTCCCCGTCGCCTGA
- the glyA gene encoding serine hydroxymethyltransferase, translated as MSQPSETTSPDVPFWGPDFGALQREDPEIAGVVLGELERLRGGLQLIASENLTSPAVLAALGSTLSNKYAEGYPGRRYYGGCQVVDQAEEIGNARTKALFGAEHVNLQPHSGASANLAAYAAFARPGDTVLAMDLKQGGHLTHGSKVNFSGRWFHAVSYTVREDSELIDYDQVRDLALQHRPKIIIAGATAYPRLIDFALFREIADEVGAVLMVDAAHFIGLVAGQAIPSPVPFADVVTATTHKVLRGPRGGMILCREEHAKAIDKAVFPFSQGGPLMHAVAAKAVAMREAAQPEYQAYANRVVSNAQALAKSLEAEGMRAVSGGTDTHLALIDLRPVGVTGGDAETRCDLARITLNKNAIPYDPAPPMKPSGIRVGSPSVTTQGMVEQDMAEIGLLLARAVKAEHGTPAGDRELSDVAEAVSTLVSRAPAYPRG; from the coding sequence GTGAGCCAGCCCAGCGAGACGACCAGCCCGGACGTACCGTTCTGGGGCCCGGACTTCGGTGCGTTGCAGCGGGAGGACCCCGAGATCGCGGGCGTCGTGCTCGGCGAGCTCGAGCGGCTCCGCGGCGGCCTCCAGCTCATCGCGAGCGAGAACCTCACGAGCCCGGCCGTCCTCGCGGCCCTGGGCTCCACGCTGTCGAACAAGTACGCCGAGGGCTATCCCGGCCGGCGCTACTACGGCGGCTGCCAGGTCGTGGACCAGGCCGAGGAGATCGGCAACGCCCGCACGAAGGCGCTCTTCGGCGCCGAGCACGTCAACCTGCAACCGCACTCCGGGGCGAGCGCGAACCTCGCCGCCTATGCCGCCTTCGCGCGCCCGGGGGACACGGTGCTGGCCATGGACCTCAAGCAGGGCGGCCACCTCACCCACGGCAGCAAGGTGAACTTCTCCGGCCGCTGGTTCCACGCCGTGTCCTACACCGTGCGCGAGGACTCGGAGCTCATCGACTACGACCAGGTCCGGGACCTGGCGCTGCAGCACCGGCCGAAGATCATCATCGCCGGGGCCACAGCGTACCCGCGGCTCATCGACTTCGCGCTCTTCCGGGAGATCGCGGACGAGGTCGGCGCCGTCCTGATGGTCGACGCCGCGCACTTCATCGGCCTCGTGGCCGGCCAGGCCATCCCGTCGCCGGTGCCGTTCGCGGACGTCGTCACGGCCACCACGCACAAGGTCCTGCGGGGCCCGCGCGGCGGCATGATCCTCTGCCGGGAGGAGCACGCGAAGGCGATCGACAAGGCCGTCTTCCCCTTCTCGCAGGGCGGCCCGCTGATGCACGCGGTCGCGGCCAAGGCCGTCGCGATGCGGGAGGCGGCGCAGCCGGAGTACCAGGCCTACGCCAACCGGGTCGTCTCCAACGCGCAGGCGCTGGCCAAGAGCCTCGAGGCCGAGGGCATGCGCGCGGTGTCCGGGGGCACGGACACCCATCTCGCGCTGATCGACCTGCGGCCCGTCGGCGTCACCGGCGGGGACGCCGAGACGCGCTGCGACCTCGCGCGGATCACGCTGAACAAGAACGCGATCCCGTACGACCCGGCCCCACCGATGAAGCCGTCCGGCATCCGGGTCGGCTCGCCGAGCGTCACCACCCAGGGGATGGTCGAGCAGGACATGGCCGAGATCGGGTTGCTGCTGGCCCGCGCGGTCAAGGCGGAGCACGGCACGCCCGCGGGCGACCGGGAGCTGTCGGACGTCGCCGAGGCGGTGTCCACGCTGGTGTCGCGGGCCCCCGCCTACCCGCGCGGCTGA
- a CDS encoding TetR/AcrR family transcriptional regulator codes for MSPSESPARPSAPRTARARVRAQLTAEIVDVARQHLASSGAAALSLRAVARELGMVSSAVYRYFPSRDDLLTTLIVEGYDALGEAAEQAEAAVAREDLPGRWHTACRAVREWALSRPHEYALLYGSPVPGYTAPQATIAPAGRVGMLLCRILADGLASGAVAPPGDDADAALHPGLLADLGLPEGTGIGSRAILAWSGLFGAVNFELFGHTNNVVDDHEAHFDHVVTRLAAEVGLTPDA; via the coding sequence GTGTCGCCGTCCGAGAGCCCTGCGCGTCCGTCCGCGCCCCGCACCGCACGGGCCCGCGTCCGGGCCCAGCTGACGGCCGAGATCGTCGACGTCGCCCGGCAGCATCTCGCGTCCTCGGGCGCCGCGGCACTGTCCCTGCGCGCCGTCGCGCGCGAGCTCGGCATGGTCTCCTCCGCGGTCTACCGCTACTTCCCCAGCCGGGACGACCTGCTCACGACGCTCATCGTCGAGGGCTACGACGCGCTGGGCGAGGCCGCCGAGCAGGCCGAGGCCGCCGTCGCGCGGGAGGACCTGCCGGGCCGGTGGCACACCGCGTGCCGGGCCGTCCGGGAATGGGCGCTGTCCCGGCCGCACGAGTACGCGCTGCTCTACGGCTCCCCCGTCCCCGGCTACACCGCCCCGCAGGCCACCATCGCCCCGGCGGGGCGGGTCGGGATGCTGCTCTGCCGGATCCTGGCCGACGGGCTGGCCTCCGGCGCCGTCGCACCGCCGGGCGACGACGCGGACGCCGCCCTGCATCCGGGTCTGCTCGCGGACCTGGGCCTGCCGGAGGGCACCGGGATCGGCAGCCGCGCGATCCTCGCCTGGTCCGGCCTGTTCGGCGCGGTGAACTTCGAGCTCTTCGGCCACACGAACAACGTGGTGGACGACCACGAGGCCCACTTCGACCACGTGGTGACGCGCCTGGCGGCGGAGGTGGGCCTGACCCCCGACGCTTGA